From a region of the Oryza sativa Japonica Group chromosome 6, ASM3414082v1 genome:
- the LOC4341187 gene encoding probable protein phosphatase 2C 55 isoform X2, which translates to MEDRLSIKSTTVNGETVSLFGVFDGHGGPRAAEYLKKHLFKNLVKHPKFLKDTKLAINQTFLKTDADFLQSISSDRYRDDGSTAVAAILIGNRLYVANVGDSRAVALKAGKAVPLSEDHKPNKKDERKRIEDAGGIVVSDDIWRVDGILAVSRAFGNRLMKRYVKAEPNIQEKVVDEGLEYLVLATDGLWDVMRNEDAVSLLKAQDGPKAAAMKLTEVARSRLTLDNVTCIVLQFHHGKSTNSK; encoded by the exons ATGGAGGATCGCTTGAGCATAAAGTCAACCACGGTCAACGGAGAAACAGTCAGCTTATTTGGTGTATTTGATG GTCATGGAGGACCACGTGCTGCTGAATATCTGAAGAAACATCTATTTAAAAACCTCGTGAAGCATCCTAAGTTCCTGAAAGACACAAAGCTCGCTATAA ACCAAACGTTTCTGAAAACTGACGCTGATTTCCTACAGTCGATATCTTCTGATCGTTATAGGGATGATGGTTCAACAGCAGTGGCTGCCATTTTGATTGGCAACCGCCTATATGTAGCTAATGTTGGTGATTCACGTGCCGTTGCTCTAAAAGCCGGAAAAG CTGTCCCACTGTCTGAAGATCACAAACCTAACAAAAAAGATGAGCGAAAGAGAATTGAGGATGCTGGAGGCATTGTTGTTTCAGATG ATATATGGAGGGTTGATGGAATTCTGGCAGTGTCCCGTGCATTTGGCAATCGTTTAATGAAGCGCTATGTTAAAGCAGAACCAAACATTCAG GAAAAAGTGGTCGATGAAGGCTTGGAATACCTGGTTCTTGCTACTGATGGGCTTTGGGATGTCATGCGAAATGAG GACGCTGTTTCTCTTTTGAAAGCACAAGATGGTCCTAAAGCGGCAGCCATGAAGCTCACGGAAGTCGCCCGCTCTCGGCTTACCTTAGATAATGTCACATGCATTGTGCTGCAGTTTCACCATGGAAAATCAACCAACAGCAAGTGA
- the LOC4341187 gene encoding probable protein phosphatase 2C 55 isoform X1, with amino-acid sequence MRRHHLLGLLRRAAASSTSAASSRAGPHPSLHAPGPLRNGGSAPRFFSSRGGAGAASKGLGDDEVELYSLLLGVSIGDEGEASSRGPAASRGGRRGRNSKRQPPRSRFDGDGVGCSKDGKLSWGYSSFQGRRPSMEDRLSIKSTTVNGETVSLFGVFDGHGGPRAAEYLKKHLFKNLVKHPKFLKDTKLAINQTFLKTDADFLQSISSDRYRDDGSTAVAAILIGNRLYVANVGDSRAVALKAGKAVPLSEDHKPNKKDERKRIEDAGGIVVSDDIWRVDGILAVSRAFGNRLMKRYVKAEPNIQEKVVDEGLEYLVLATDGLWDVMRNEDAVSLLKAQDGPKAAAMKLTEVARSRLTLDNVTCIVLQFHHGKSTNSK; translated from the exons atgcggcgccaccacctcctcggcctcctccgccgcgccgcggcttCGTCGAcgtccgccgcctccagccgcgcgGGCCCACACCCCAGTCTCCATGCCCCTGGCCCGCTGCGGAATGGCGGCTCCGCCCCCCGCTTCTTCTcctcgcgcggcggcgccggagctgcTTCGAAGGGCCTGGGCGACGACGAGGTCGAGCTCTACTCGCTCCTCCTCGGCGTCAGCatcggcgacgaaggcgaggcATCCTCACGCGGACCGGCTGCCTCGAGGGGAGGCCGGAGGGGGCGGAACTCGAAGCGGCAGCCGCCGAGGTCGAGATTTGACGGCGATGGAGTTGGCTGTAG taaGGATGGTAAATTGAGCTGGGGATATTCAAGTTTCCAGGGGAGGAGGCCTTCTATGGAGGATCGCTTGAGCATAAAGTCAACCACGGTCAACGGAGAAACAGTCAGCTTATTTGGTGTATTTGATG GTCATGGAGGACCACGTGCTGCTGAATATCTGAAGAAACATCTATTTAAAAACCTCGTGAAGCATCCTAAGTTCCTGAAAGACACAAAGCTCGCTATAA ACCAAACGTTTCTGAAAACTGACGCTGATTTCCTACAGTCGATATCTTCTGATCGTTATAGGGATGATGGTTCAACAGCAGTGGCTGCCATTTTGATTGGCAACCGCCTATATGTAGCTAATGTTGGTGATTCACGTGCCGTTGCTCTAAAAGCCGGAAAAG CTGTCCCACTGTCTGAAGATCACAAACCTAACAAAAAAGATGAGCGAAAGAGAATTGAGGATGCTGGAGGCATTGTTGTTTCAGATG ATATATGGAGGGTTGATGGAATTCTGGCAGTGTCCCGTGCATTTGGCAATCGTTTAATGAAGCGCTATGTTAAAGCAGAACCAAACATTCAG GAAAAAGTGGTCGATGAAGGCTTGGAATACCTGGTTCTTGCTACTGATGGGCTTTGGGATGTCATGCGAAATGAG GACGCTGTTTCTCTTTTGAAAGCACAAGATGGTCCTAAAGCGGCAGCCATGAAGCTCACGGAAGTCGCCCGCTCTCGGCTTACCTTAGATAATGTCACATGCATTGTGCTGCAGTTTCACCATGGAAAATCAACCAACAGCAAGTGA
- the LOC9272602 gene encoding abscisic acid receptor PYL3-like, producing MNSGAGGAGGAAVGRMPAGSLQWAQWRLADERCELREEEMEYMRRFHRHEIGSNQCNSFIAKHVRAPLQNVWSLVRRFDQPQIYKPFVRKCVMRGNVETGSVREIIVQSGLPATRSIERLEFLDDNEYILRVKFIGGDHMLKNYSSTLTMHSEVIDGQPGTVVIESFVVDIPEENTKEDICYFVKNLLRCNLRTLADVSEESLASPC from the exons ATGAACAGTGGCGCTGGTGGTGCTGGGGGAGCAGCAGTAGGGAGGATGCCGGCGGGGAGCCTCCAGTGGGCACAGTGGAGGCTAGCGGATGAGCGATGTGAACtccgggaggaggagatggagtaCATGCGACGGTTCCACCGCCACGAAATCGGTAGCAACCAGTGCAACTCCTTCATTGCGAAGCACGTTAGGGCGCCCCTCCAAAAT GTTTGGTCACTGGTGAGGAGGTTTGATCAGCCACAAATTTACAAACCTTTTGTGAGAAAGTGTGTAATGCGCGGAAATGTTGAGACCGGAAGTGTTAGGGAGATCATTGTTCAAAGTGGGCTCCCAGCCACAAGGAGCATTGAAAGGTTAGAGTTCCTTGATGATAATGAATACATCCTCCGTGTCAAGTTTATTGGTGGCGATCATATGTTGAAG AACTATTCATCCACCTTGACTATGCACTCTGAGGTCATAGACGGCCAACCAGGAACAGTTGTTATTGAGTCATTTGTGGTGGACATTCCAGAAGAGAATACCAAAGAAGACATATGCTATTTCGTCAAGAACTTGCTCAGGTGTAACCTAAGGACCCTCGCTGATGTGTCTGAGGAGAGCCTTGCCAGTCCTTGTTAA
- the LOC9268477 gene encoding transcription factor SPEECHLESS isoform X2 — translation MGDALCDQLLLVDSDGGEFIPHHADADADDLFTILETWEGCANVVAGGAPATTTTLGSPIAAAACISGVVGGQNHQQLPEPAAAKTVPATNNKRREEEVADRDGDGDDDDGSPQKRRKCCSPESSTTDVAAATTPKTAHIAVERNRRKQMNENLAVLRSLMPCFYVKRGDQASIIGGVVDYIKELQQVLHSLEAKKQRKVYTDQVLSPRPPATVAASCCSPRPPQLSPRLPPQLLKSTPPLSPRLAVPISPRTPPTPGSPYRLLRLPPPPPPASGSNYASPAMTPTHHETAAPSLDAIAAELSAYASRQALGGGLLLPDVKVEFAGANLVLKTVSQRSPGQAVKIIAALEGRSLEILHAKISTVDDTAVNSFTVKIGIECELSAEELVQVIQQTFT, via the exons ATGGGAGACGCGCTGTGTGATCAGCTCCTCTTGGtggacagcgacggcggcgagttcATCCCCcaccacgccgacgccgacgccgacgacctcTTCACCATCCTCGAGACGTGGGAGGGCTGCGCcaacgtcgtcgccggcggcgcccccgCGACCACGACGACGTTAGGTAGTCCTATTGCCGCCGCTGCCTGCATCTCCGGCGTTGTTGGTGGGCAGAATCATCAGCAGCTGCCGGAACCTGCCGCCGCGAAGACCGTGCCAGCCACCAATAAcaagcggcgggaggaggaggtggcggaccgtgacggcgacggagacgacgacgacggttcGCCGCAGAAGAGGCGCAAGTGCTGCTCGCCGGAGTCTTCGACGAcggacgtggcggcggcgacgacgcccaAGACGGCGCACATCGCCGTGGAGCGCAACCGGAGGAAGCAGATGAACGAGAACCTCGCCGTGCTTCGCTCCCTCATGCCATGCTTCTACGTCAAGCGG GGAGACCAGGCATCCATCATAGGAGGAGTGGTGGACTACATCAAGGAGCTGCAGCAAGTATTGCACTCGCTGGAGGCCAAGAAGCAGCGCAAGGTCTACACCGACCAGGTGCTCAGCccacggccgccggcgacggtggcggcgtcgtGCTGCAGCCCGCGCCCACCGCAGCTCAGCCCCAGgctgccgccgcagctgctCAAGTCCACGCCGCCGCTCAGCCCGCGGCTCGCCGTGCCGATCAGCCCcaggacgccgccgacgcccggTAGTCCCTACAGGCTcctccggctgccgccgccgccgcccccggcgtCCGGCTCCAACTACGCGTCCCCGGCGATGACGCCGACCCACCACgagacggcggcgccgtcgctggacgccatcgccgccgagctgtCGGCGTACGCCAGCAGGCAGGCGCtgggcggcggcctcctcctccccgacgTGAAGGTGGAGTTCGCCGGCGCGAACCTGGTGCTGAAGACGGTGTCGCAGCGGTCGCCGGGGCAGGCGGTGAAGATCATCGCCGCCCTGGAGGGCCGATCGCTGGAGATTCTTCACGCCAAGATCAGCACCGTCGATGACACCGCCGTCAACTCCTTCACTGTCAAG ATTGGAATTGAGTGCGAGCTCAGCGCTGAAGAGTTGGTACAGGTGATTCAGCAAACGTTCACATGA
- the LOC9268477 gene encoding transcription factor SPEECHLESS isoform X1 — MGDALCDQLLLVDSDGGEFIPHHADADADDLFTILETWEGCANVVAGGAPATTTTLGSPIAAAACISGVVGGQNHQQLPEPAAAKTVPATNNKRREEEVADRDGDGDDDDGSPQKRRKCCSPESSTTDVAAATTPKTAHIAVERNRRKQMNENLAVLRSLMPCFYVKRGDQASIIGGVVDYIKELQQVLHSLEAKKQRKVYTDQVLSPRPPATVAASCCSPRPPQLSPRLPPQLLKSTPPLSPRLAVPISPRTPPTPGSPYRLLRLPPPPPPASGSNYASPAMTPTHHETAAPSLDAIAAELSAYASRQALGGGLLLPDVKVEFAGANLVLKTVSQRSPGQAVKIIAALEGRSLEILHAKISTVDDTAVNSFTVKYIFGQIGIECELSAEELVQVIQQTFT, encoded by the exons ATGGGAGACGCGCTGTGTGATCAGCTCCTCTTGGtggacagcgacggcggcgagttcATCCCCcaccacgccgacgccgacgccgacgacctcTTCACCATCCTCGAGACGTGGGAGGGCTGCGCcaacgtcgtcgccggcggcgcccccgCGACCACGACGACGTTAGGTAGTCCTATTGCCGCCGCTGCCTGCATCTCCGGCGTTGTTGGTGGGCAGAATCATCAGCAGCTGCCGGAACCTGCCGCCGCGAAGACCGTGCCAGCCACCAATAAcaagcggcgggaggaggaggtggcggaccgtgacggcgacggagacgacgacgacggttcGCCGCAGAAGAGGCGCAAGTGCTGCTCGCCGGAGTCTTCGACGAcggacgtggcggcggcgacgacgcccaAGACGGCGCACATCGCCGTGGAGCGCAACCGGAGGAAGCAGATGAACGAGAACCTCGCCGTGCTTCGCTCCCTCATGCCATGCTTCTACGTCAAGCGG GGAGACCAGGCATCCATCATAGGAGGAGTGGTGGACTACATCAAGGAGCTGCAGCAAGTATTGCACTCGCTGGAGGCCAAGAAGCAGCGCAAGGTCTACACCGACCAGGTGCTCAGCccacggccgccggcgacggtggcggcgtcgtGCTGCAGCCCGCGCCCACCGCAGCTCAGCCCCAGgctgccgccgcagctgctCAAGTCCACGCCGCCGCTCAGCCCGCGGCTCGCCGTGCCGATCAGCCCcaggacgccgccgacgcccggTAGTCCCTACAGGCTcctccggctgccgccgccgccgcccccggcgtCCGGCTCCAACTACGCGTCCCCGGCGATGACGCCGACCCACCACgagacggcggcgccgtcgctggacgccatcgccgccgagctgtCGGCGTACGCCAGCAGGCAGGCGCtgggcggcggcctcctcctccccgacgTGAAGGTGGAGTTCGCCGGCGCGAACCTGGTGCTGAAGACGGTGTCGCAGCGGTCGCCGGGGCAGGCGGTGAAGATCATCGCCGCCCTGGAGGGCCGATCGCTGGAGATTCTTCACGCCAAGATCAGCACCGTCGATGACACCGCCGTCAACTCCTTCACTGTCAAG TATATCTTTGGGCAGATTGGAATTGAGTGCGAGCTCAGCGCTGAAGAGTTGGTACAGGTGATTCAGCAAACGTTCACATGA
- the LOC4341186 gene encoding DEAD-box ATP-dependent RNA helicase 31: MRRHHHLLGLLRRATASPTPASRRAGPPLPGLLQDPLRNGAAAAGPRFFSSRAGPGAGAAAKSLIEDEAELSDWISDLKTDSFHLGLSSGDEGEASTRGPAASRGGRRGRDSRGPPPRSRFGGGDFGGDRRGFERRGRMVSNNELGDDDDDEDEVGFGSARGRRDRGGRQSEFSHRGRRGNDRGGRQSEFSYGGRRANDFDDDGGGFRSTRGQRGRGGRLANVSRRGYDFDDEPGFQSPKGQRGQGGRYSDLDDDEGGFGSLRGRRGRGGRMSGVSRRGGRGSDLDDSEDDEYSRGSSPRGRRGRGGRMSGVSRKGGRGSDLDDSEDDENDSIDSRGRRRDHGTRGRNVGSLGPQRGGRGGDADFSDRRSRGGKMFDFGLSEDDSELGEVDEDDGPSGFEDDLFDDEGGEKNLVESPAKNSAPFESIKGEPIDQEGVVHTRESGGGDSYLSQTRFDECSLSPLTLKGVKAAGYERMTAVQEATLPIILKGKDVLAKAKTGTGKTVAFLLPAIEVVSKLPPIDCDKKRPPISVVVVCPTRELADQAAAEANKLLKFHPSIGVQLVIGGTRMALEQKRMHTNPCQILVATPGRLKDHMENTPGFATRLMGVKVLILDEADRLLDMGFRTDIERIVAALPKQRQTLLFSATVPDEVRQVCHIAMKRDLEFVNTVEEGSEETHSQVKQMHVVAPLDKQFSILYGLLTDHISENVDYKVIVFCTTAKVTSLVAELLSELKLNVREIHSRKPQSYRTRISKEFKESKGLILVSSDVSARGVDYPNVTLVVQMGVPTDREQYIHRLGRTGRRGNEGSGILLLAPWEEYFLRSIKDLPITEATLPLIDLDTKRKVEKALAHVEVKDKELAYQAWLGYYNSNKFIGRDKYQLVSLANEFSRSLGLNNPPAVPKLVLRKMGLNNIPGLRSK, translated from the exons atgcggcgccaccaccacctcctcggcctcctccgccgcgccacgGCCTCGCCGACGCCCGCCTCCCGCCGCGCGGGCCCACCACTCCCCGGCCTCCTCCAGGACCCGCTGCggaatggcgccgccgccgctggcccccGCTTCTTCTCCTCGCGCGCCGGCCCCGGCGCCGGAGCTGCCGCGAAGAGCCTGATCGAGGACGAGGCCGAGCTCAGCGACTGGATCAGCGACCTCAAGACCGACTCGTTCCACCTCGGCCTCAgcagcggcgacgaaggcgaggcCTCCACGCGCGGGCCGGCTGCCTCGAGGGGAGGCCGGAGGGGGCGGGACTCGAGGGGCCCGCCGCCGAGGTCGAGATTCGGTGGCGGTGATTTCGGCGGCGATAGGCGTGGGTttgagaggagggggaggatggtGAGTAATAATGAGCTGggtgacgacgatgatgatgaggatgaggtCGGGTTTGGTTCCGCGAGGGGAAGGCGGGATCGGGGAGGGAGACAGTCAGAATTTTCACATAGAGGAAGGAGGGGAAATGATCGGGGAGGGAGACAGTCAGAATTTTCGTATGGAGGGAGGAGGGCAAACGATTTtgatgatgatggtggtggGTTTCGGTCTACAAGGGGGCAGCGCGGCCGAGGTGGGAGGTTGGCAAATGTGTCGCGGAGGGGATATGATTTTGATGATGAGCCTGGGTTTCAATCTCCAAAGGGACAGCGCGGCCAGGGCGGGAGGTACAGTGATTTGGATGATGATGAAGGTGGGTTTGGGTCTCTGAGGGGAAGACGCGGTCGCGGTGGAAGGATGTCTGGTGTATCGCGGAGAGGTGGGAGGGGAAGTGATTTAGATGACAGTGAGGATGATGAATACTCAAGAGGTTCGTCTCCAAGGGGAAGACGTGGTCGTGGTGGAAGGATGTCTGGTGTGTCACGGAAAGGTGGGAGGGGAAGTGATTTAGATGACAGTGAGGATGATGAAAACGATTCTATTGACTCTAGAGGCAGAAGGCGCGACCATGGCACGAGAGGCAGGAATGTGGGAAGTTTGGGACCACAGAGAGGTGGGAGAGGGGGCGATGCAGATTTTAGCGATAGGCGGTCGAGGGGTGGTAAAATGTTTGATTTTGGCTTGTCAGAAGATGACAGTGAGCTGGGGGAAGTTGATGAGGATGATGGTCCATCAGGCTTCGAGGATGATCTCTTTGATGACGAGGGTGGTGAGAAGAATCTGGTGGAGAGTCCAGCTAAAAATTCAGCTCCTTTTGAGTCAATTAAAGGAGAGCCAATTGATCAGGAGGGTGTTGTGCACACCAGAGAGAGTGGAGGTGGCGATTCGTATTTGAGCCAGACGAG GTTTGATGAATGCTCCCTGTCTCCCTTGACACTAAAAGGTGTTAAAGCTGCTGGGTATGAACGGATGACTGCAGTGCAGGAGGCCACTCTTCCTATTATACTTAAAG GTAAGGATGTTCTTGCAAAAGCAAAAACTGGGACTGGAAAAACTGTAGCATTCTTG CTTCCTGCCATTGAAGTTGTCTCCAAATTGCCCCCTATTGATTGTGATAAAAAAAGGCCTCCCATCAGTGTTGTTGTTGTGTGCCCTACACGTGAGCTGGCTGATcaggctgctgcagaagctAACAAGCTCCTGAAATTTCATCCATCAATTGGAGTGCAACTTGTAATAGGTGGCACTAGAATGGCTCTAGAGCAGAAGCGAATGCATACTAACCCTTGCCAG ATTCTAGTAGCTACACCAGGAAGGCTTAAGGATCATATGGAGAACACTCCAGGGTTTGCTACTAGATTGATGGGTGTCAAAGTCCTTATTCTTGATGAAGCGGATCGCTTATTAGATATGGGATTCCGGACTGATATCGAGAGAATAGTGGCTGCACTCCCAAAGCAGCGTCAAACACTTCTATTTTCTGCAACTGTTCCTGATGAG GTACGCCAAGtatgccacattgccatgaaaaGAGATCTTGAATTTGTGAACACCGTTGAAGAAGGAAGTGAGGAAACACACTCACAG GTGAAGCAAATGCATGTAGTTGCACCACTAGACAAACAGTTTTCTATCCTGTATGGTCTTCTAACTGATCATATTTCAGAAAATGTTGACTACAAG GTGATCGTGTTTTGTACAACTGCAAAGGTAACAAGTCTTGTTGCTGAACTTCTGTCTGAATTGAAGTTGAATGTACGCGAGATTCACTCCAGAAAGCCACAAAGTTACAGAACCAGAATATCCAAAGAATTTAAGGAATCAAAAGGTCTTATTCTTGTTAGCTCCGATGTATCTGCTAGGGGCGTTGATTATCCCAATGTCACACTAGTCGTCCAG ATGGGAGTGCCTACTGACAGAGAACAATATATTCATCGACTTGGTAGAACTGGCCGCAGAGGAAACGAGGGGAGTGGAATCTTATTATTGGCACCGTGGGAAGAATACTTCTTGAGAAGTATCAAAGATCTGCCTATTACAGAGGCAACATTACCTTTAATTGATCTGGACACTAAAAGAAAG GTTGAAAAGGCTCTTGCACATGTGGAGGTTAAGGATAAGGAACTTGCCTACCAAGCATGGCTCGGTTACTATAATTCTAACAAGTTCATTGGGCGTGACAAATACCAGCTTGTATCACTTGCCAATGAATTCAGCAGAAGTCTGGGCTTGAATAACCCTCCTGCGGTGCCTAAGCTTGTCCTTAGAAAGATGGGACTGAACAATATCCCAGGTCTGCGATCAAAATAG